Part of the Zhongshania aliphaticivorans genome, CAGTGCTAGAGAACAGCTTAATCACGGCTTCATCACGGAAAGCTGGCAAAGCATCAGCCGAAGTAGGCAAATTTTTCAGACCACGTTCTTCAACAGCAAGACGATGCCACTCTGAAGAATAGCCATCACCACCAAATACCACATTACCATGTGACTCCATTAAAGTTTTCAATACTTTAATAGCCGCTTCAGGTTGTTCGCTACCAGCCCCTATTTCAGTTTCAAGCTGATCTGCAATCCAGTTCAACGAATCGGCTAGCATAGTATTCATTGCCACTAAGGGGCCTGAGACAGACGCTGACGACCCTACTGCACGGAATTCAAATCGGTTACCCGTAAAGGCAAATGGCGATGTACGGTTACGGTCACCAGGATCACGCTCAAACTTAAGAATTTGGCTTAAACCAGAGTCCATAAAGCCGCCAACTTCTGAGGTGAGCAACTTACCATCTTTAATATCGCTGAATACCCGCTCCAGCTGATCGCCAAGATAAACTGACAAAATGGCTGGTGGCGCTTCGTTTGCGCCAAGGCGGTGATCATTAGACGCTGAAGCAATTACCGCACGCAAAAGCGGCCCATAAAGATGCACGCCACGAATAACCGCACCACAAAAGAGCAAGAAATTGATGTTTTCATGAGGGGTATTACCTGGATCAAGTAAATTACCCTGTGTTGCGTTACCTACAGACCAGTTTACGTGCTTACCTGAGCCATTAACCCCAGCAAATGGCTTCTCATGCAACAAACACACAAAGCCATGTCGCTTAGCTGTCAATTTAAGTAGGGTCATCAGCAACTGCTGGTGGTCAGAAGCAACATTGGCCGCTTCAAAATAGGGCGCAATTTCAAACTGGCCTGGCGCCACTTCATTATGATGCGTTTTAGCCGGAATACCCAAACGGTAGAGCTGATCTTCCAAATCTTGCATAAAGACCTGAACACGCTCAGGAATAGCAGCAAAATAGTGGTCATCAAACTGCTGCCCTTTTGCCGGTGGCGCACCAAACAAAGTACGACCAGCTAATAATAGATCTGGACGACTATTGGCAAAATTGGCGTCAATCAAGAAATACTCTTGCTCCGCACCGCAACTCGAGTTCAATGCAGCAATTTCAGATTCACCCATTAACGATAAAACGCGCTGCCCCGCTTTGTTCATAGCCGAATTAGAGCGTAACAATGGAATCTTTTTATCCAAAGCCTCCCCTGTCCAGCTCATAAATACGCTTGGGATCATCAGCGTTGAGCCATTATCGGTGTGCATTATATATGCAGGACTAGTGGGGTCCCATGCCGTATAACCCCGCGCTGCATTTGTCATACGCAGGCTACCGTTAGGGAATGACGAGCCATCTGGCTCACCCTTGATCAGTAAACTACCGGTAAATTCAGTAATTTGATTACCGTCAGAATTAGTAATAATGAAGCCATCATGCTTTTCGGCTGTGGCATTGGTCATTGGATAAAAGATATGAGAAAAGAACTTAACCCCTTTAGTTAAGGCCCAATCTTTCATCGCTGCAGCAACAACATCTGCAGTAGCTGGATCAAGTGGGGCACCGGTTTGCACAGTGGTCTTCACTGCCTTAAATGCCTTCTTAGATAGCGCCTCCTCCATCTTCGCAAGGTTAAACACATCCGTTGCCCAGATTTTGCTGAGAGGTTCAGGCATCGCTACTTCTTTAGATTTACGATTAACGATCTGGGATACTGCTTGAACACGCGCTTCATTGCGACTCATTAAGGAGACCTCGCCTTCTATAATTTATGGGGATCACGCACCGTTGCTGACTAAAACAGGAACTGGCAGGATTACCGGTCTATCTAGCAAATTTTGCACCAAGCCAGTCTTACTCAATCTGACTTTGATAAAACACTCGTAATTTACCGTGTATACACTTTAAATTAGCCAGCAGCCTACTTGAAAGTCGATATATGCCTCTGCGCTTTGCCGGTATACTGCACCCTGACTCGCATTGACATAATGAAGCTGAATACCGTGCCCACCTCCTCAAATACATTCGACGTAATTATTCTCGGCGCCGGCGCTTCCGGTTTAATGTGTGCGCTCACCGCCGCTCAACGTGGCCGCAAAGTGCTTGTTTTAGAAAAAGCCAATAAAATCGGCAAAAAGATCTTAATGTCGGGGGGGGGGCGCTGCAATTTCACCAACCACTTTGTCGATGCTGATAACTTTATTTCAAACAACCCCCACTTTTGCAAAGCTGCCCTCACCCGCTACACTCAATGGGATTTTATCGCGATGGTCGAGCGCCATCAGATCCCCTATGAAGAACGACGCCACAGCCAGCTGTTTTGCCTAAACTCAGCCAAAGATATTCTCCGCATGTTAGTGGACGAATGTAGCAGTGCTGGAGCGGAAATTCGCAGCCATTGTGAACTCAACTCCGTGGAGGTTATTTCAGCAAGCACCCACAAATCATCGCGATACCGGCTTAATGTGAGCCATCAAGACAAGCAGTTTGAGCTGTTATGCAACTCCTTTGTCGTTGCATCTGGCGCGCTTTCCATTCCCACGCTTGGGGGTAGTGACATAGGTTATGATATCGCACGCCAGTTTGGCTTGAGCCTAACGAAACGATATGCCGGCTTAGTCCCCTTTATGTTTAGCGATGCCATGAAGCAGCTCTGCGAGAAACTCGCGGGCTTAGCCCTAGAGGTAGAACTCAGCGCCAGCAAAATTAGCTTCACCGAAAACATCCTTTTCACGCACCGAGGCATTTCGGGCCCCGCCGCTTTACAAGTTTCCAATTATTGGCAACCTGGCGACACCCTCACACTGAATTTACTACCGGCGCTAAATGCTGCAGATTGGCTGAAAAAAATGAAACACGAACAAGCCAAGAGCTTACTTCGCACAGTTTTAAGCCAAAAATTATCAAAGGGACTCGTCACCGAATTACAATGGCTTTGGTGGCATGAGCAAGCCGACAAACCCCTAGGGGAATTTACCGACAAGCAGCTTCTCCAGATTGGCAACAATCTAAATCAATGGCTACTAAAACCCTCAGGTACTGAGGGGTACCGAACCGCAGAAGTAACTAGGGGCGGTGTAAATACCGACGACATAAGTTCGAAAACCATGGAGGCAAAAAATCAAGCCGGTCTTTATTTCATCGGTGAAGTACTGGATGTCACCGGTTGGCTTGGGGGCTTCAATTTTCAATGGGCTTGGTCTTCTGGCTATAGCGCCGGCTTAGTCGTATAAGCCCACGCAAATGCCCACAAACACGTCAAACCACCGGTCAATATTACTGGTCGTTTTTGATCAGCATCGACCATTAAGATTCACCAACATAGTTACACTCGTGAATTGCTCCAACCCATTACAGCAATCATGCTAAAATCTGCCCCCTCTTAAGCAACCTTATCGGAAATCCTTGTCAGTCATGATCAGACTAAGCGACCTAAAGCTGCCGCTCAATCATAGCGAATTCGAACTGCGCAATGCCATTTTACAAAAACTATCATTGTCTGATTCAGAGCTTCTCGACTTTACCATTTTTAAACGCAGTTACGACGCACGAAAAAAAAACAATATCCTACTTATCTATTTAATCGACATCGTCCTGCCGCCAGCAATCGAGCAGCGACTACTCGCCGATAAAAAACTACAATCCGTAGTCAGAATCAGCCCAAATACCGATTACACATTACTCGCTCAGGCCCCTTCCGACTTCCCCAATGAAGCACAAATGCGCCCCGTCATTATTGGCTTTGGCCCATGCGGTATTTTAGCTGCATTAGTATTAGCTCAAATGGGGTTAAAGCCAATTGTTTTAGAGCGAGGGCAAGACGTTCGTCAGCGAACCAAGGACACATGGGGGCTTTGGCGTGAACGCAAGTTAAACACCGAATCCAATGTGCAATATGGCGAAGGCGGTGCTGGTACGTTTTCCGACGGCAAACTCTATAGCCAAGTGAAGGATCGCCGCTTTCTTGGCCGTAAAGTTATGACAGAGTTTGTCAAAGCCGGGGCGCCAGAAGAAATCCTCATGGTCAGCAAACCCCATATCGGCACGTTCAAACTAGTAAAAATGGTCGAAAACATCCGCGCCGAAATTACCCGCTTGGGCGGTGAAATACGCTTTAATGCAAAGGTAGAAACAATTCATCGTGAAGCGTCTAGCGACTCACAGGGGCAAATCACAGGAATAACGCTAGAAGACAGTCAACACTTAGCAACTCGCCATATCATTCTGGCTATTGGCCACAGCGCACGCGACACGTTTAAAATGTTACTTGATCAAGGGGCCTACATTGAAGCAAAACCTTTTTCTATTGGCTTCAGAATAGAGCACCCTCAGTCAGTCATTGATAAGGCACGCTTTGGCGATCAAGCCGGCCACCCCATACTAGGCGCTGCTGACTACAAATTAGTACATCACTGCAAAAACGGCCGCAGCGTTTATAGCTTTTGTATGTGTCCCGGCGGAACCGTGGTCGCCGCCACCTCAGAAGTTGGCCGCGTGGTTACCAATGGCATGTCACAGTACTCACGTAATGAGCGCAACGCGAATTCTGCAATTGTTGTAGGCATAGAGCCTGAAAAAGACTACCCAGAACATATACTCGCCGGCATTGATTTACAGCAGTCACTAGAAACCTTAGCTTACAAACTTGGCGGTGAAAATTACAATGCACCGGCGCAGCTAGTTGGCGACTACTTACGCAATACGCCCTCTACCCAAATAGGCAGTGTCACTCCGTCTTATAAACCTGGCATATCGCTTGGCGATCTGTCGCAAGCACTGCCTGAATTTGCCAATGAGGCCATCCGAGAAGCTATCCCCGCTTTTGACAAACAAATTAAAGGGTTTGCCATGAACGATGCGATTCTCACTGGCATTGAAACACGCACCTCCTCGCCCATATGCATCAAACGAGGCAAAGATTACCAAAACTTAAATACGAAGGGTCTCTACCCCGCTGGTGAAGGCGCAGGTTATGCCGGAGGAATTTTGTCTGCAGGTATTGATGGCATAAAAGTCGCGGAAGCGGTCGCCATTGATTTACTGGGTTTAGATATTGCGATCCCAGACGGGCGCTAAACAGAACAACAAAATCAGCATTAATGGCGCCCCTACATAAAAGCCTATTTACATAAGGGGGCCCAATACATGGTAGTGCTAAAAACTGTAGCGCACTCCCAGCTCATAAGAGCTAAGGTCAAGCTTATCGTAGTCTCTCACCCGCAAACTAACGCCAAGATGATCATTGTGAGAATATATACCTTCAATAATAAAGGTAGTGTCCTTCACTATTAAATCATGCTCACCGGCTTCAAAAGTCAATCGCCAGTGGTCATTAAAATCATGACGGATGCCCGCCCTATATTCACTCGCTGTTTGGTCGGGCTTAGCGTTTTTAGATGTCATGTCAT contains:
- a CDS encoding glutamine synthetase III, yielding MSRNEARVQAVSQIVNRKSKEVAMPEPLSKIWATDVFNLAKMEEALSKKAFKAVKTTVQTGAPLDPATADVVAAAMKDWALTKGVKFFSHIFYPMTNATAEKHDGFIITNSDGNQITEFTGSLLIKGEPDGSSFPNGSLRMTNAARGYTAWDPTSPAYIMHTDNGSTLMIPSVFMSWTGEALDKKIPLLRSNSAMNKAGQRVLSLMGESEIAALNSSCGAEQEYFLIDANFANSRPDLLLAGRTLFGAPPAKGQQFDDHYFAAIPERVQVFMQDLEDQLYRLGIPAKTHHNEVAPGQFEIAPYFEAANVASDHQQLLMTLLKLTAKRHGFVCLLHEKPFAGVNGSGKHVNWSVGNATQGNLLDPGNTPHENINFLLFCGAVIRGVHLYGPLLRAVIASASNDHRLGANEAPPAILSVYLGDQLERVFSDIKDGKLLTSEVGGFMDSGLSQILKFERDPGDRNRTSPFAFTGNRFEFRAVGSSASVSGPLVAMNTMLADSLNWIADQLETEIGAGSEQPEAAIKVLKTLMESHGNVVFGGDGYSSEWHRLAVEERGLKNLPTSADALPAFRDEAVIKLFSSTGVLTPVELESRFEVYSEQYLLSIEVEAKLVVDMATTMVYPAAVEYLSQISSTASSMAALNITLDSGVASSVAEQANAMMTAVATLSSALEVHEFDSTEEHMQYAAGTLRSLMDEVRSHADLLESLVADHLWPLPKYAEMLFIK
- a CDS encoding NAD(P)/FAD-dependent oxidoreductase — encoded protein: MKLNTVPTSSNTFDVIILGAGASGLMCALTAAQRGRKVLVLEKANKIGKKILMSGGGRCNFTNHFVDADNFISNNPHFCKAALTRYTQWDFIAMVERHQIPYEERRHSQLFCLNSAKDILRMLVDECSSAGAEIRSHCELNSVEVISASTHKSSRYRLNVSHQDKQFELLCNSFVVASGALSIPTLGGSDIGYDIARQFGLSLTKRYAGLVPFMFSDAMKQLCEKLAGLALEVELSASKISFTENILFTHRGISGPAALQVSNYWQPGDTLTLNLLPALNAADWLKKMKHEQAKSLLRTVLSQKLSKGLVTELQWLWWHEQADKPLGEFTDKQLLQIGNNLNQWLLKPSGTEGYRTAEVTRGGVNTDDISSKTMEAKNQAGLYFIGEVLDVTGWLGGFNFQWAWSSGYSAGLVV
- a CDS encoding NAD(P)/FAD-dependent oxidoreductase, encoding MIRLSDLKLPLNHSEFELRNAILQKLSLSDSELLDFTIFKRSYDARKKNNILLIYLIDIVLPPAIEQRLLADKKLQSVVRISPNTDYTLLAQAPSDFPNEAQMRPVIIGFGPCGILAALVLAQMGLKPIVLERGQDVRQRTKDTWGLWRERKLNTESNVQYGEGGAGTFSDGKLYSQVKDRRFLGRKVMTEFVKAGAPEEILMVSKPHIGTFKLVKMVENIRAEITRLGGEIRFNAKVETIHREASSDSQGQITGITLEDSQHLATRHIILAIGHSARDTFKMLLDQGAYIEAKPFSIGFRIEHPQSVIDKARFGDQAGHPILGAADYKLVHHCKNGRSVYSFCMCPGGTVVAATSEVGRVVTNGMSQYSRNERNANSAIVVGIEPEKDYPEHILAGIDLQQSLETLAYKLGGENYNAPAQLVGDYLRNTPSTQIGSVTPSYKPGISLGDLSQALPEFANEAIREAIPAFDKQIKGFAMNDAILTGIETRTSSPICIKRGKDYQNLNTKGLYPAGEGAGYAGGILSAGIDGIKVAEAVAIDLLGLDIAIPDGR